In the genome of Polaromonas vacuolata, the window ACAGTTAGATGCACAGTGCGCGCTGCAAATAAAGGATACGGCAATGTCAAATGAGTTAGATTTTTTGAGCTTACAAGTCGCTAAAGGACGCTTTTCAAGAAGAGATTTTCTAGGCCGCGCCGCAGCCTTAGGCTTGTCAGCTGGCGGCGCAGGTATGTTGCTGACCAACACCGCAATCGCCGCTGGCCCGCAGCGTGGCGGCACCATGAAGGTAGGCCTGTCAGGCGGCTCGACCACCGACAGCCTAGACCCCGCACTGGCCGCATCCAGCGTCACCGTCATTATCAATCGCAGCTGGGGCGAAGAATTAGTTGCGCTCACCGCCGATGGCCGCTTAGAGCCAAAACTAGCCACTGAGTGGGCTGCTTCCCCAGACGCTACTGAATGGACATTCACGATTCGCAGCGGCGTTCAGTTTCACAATGGCAAAACATTAACGCCAGACGATGTGGTCGCCACCATAGAACGACATTCCGGCCCTGACACCAAGTCCGGCGCACTGGGCATCATGCGTGAAATCGAGTCGGTCAAAAGCAATGGCGACAGCGTAGTTTTCTATCTGAAAAACCCCAACGCCGATCTGCCGTATTTACTCAATGACTATCACTTATTGATTCAACCGAATGGCGGCAAAGACGATCCTGCCGCTGGCATTGGCACAGGCCCCTACAAACGCGTTTCTAGCGACGCCGGCGTGCGCTACGTTGGCGAACGTTTTGAAAACTATTGGGCAAAAGACGCACGCGGCCATGCTGCTGAAATCGAAATTTTGATTTTGAACGACAGCACGGCACGCCTGGCCGCGCTGCAAAGCGGCCGTGTCGACATGATTAATCGCGTCGACACCAAAGTGATGAGTTTTATTGACCGCATACCCAGCATCACCACACACTCGGTTCCGGGTCGTGGCCATTACTTGTTAATAGCGCATTGCAACAGCGCACCGTTTGACAACAACGATCTGCGTCTGGCACTGAAGTTCGCAATTGATCGAGAAGAAATGGTCGACAAAATACTCCAAGGCTTCGGCACGATTGGCAATGACAGTCCGATTAACGCGGCCTATCCGCTGTATTCTGAAGCCTTGCCGCAGCGTCCGTTCGACACCGACCGCGCTGCGTTTCATTACAAAAAATCTGGCAATAAAGAGCCGCTTTTACTGCGTACCTCAGACGTTGCATTTCCCGGCGCAATTGATGCTGCGCAGTTGTTCCAAGCCAGTTGTGCCAAAGCCGGTATTCCGATTGAAGTACGCAGAGAGCCGGGTGATGGCTACTGGAATCAAACCTGGAATAAGCAACCCTTTTGCATGTCGTACTGGGAAGGTCGGCCGATACAGGATCAGATGTTCTCCACCGCCTATGTGAGCAATGCAGACTGGAATGAATCGCGATTTTTTCACCCCTCATTTGACAAGATGGCCATAGCCGCACGGGGCGAGTTGGATCAGGCAAAACGCACCGCTATTTACCGCGACATGTCGCTAATGGTGCAAAACCAAGGCGGCTCAATTATTCCAATGTTTAACGACAACATCGCAGCAGTTGGACAACGTATTCAAGGCTGGAAAACGAACCCCAACCTTGAGCTAATGGACAGCATGGCACCATCAGAGTGCTGGTTGAAAGCCTAACTATGACGACTGCGTTCTTACCTCTTCTTTTGCAAATAGCCCGCCGCATTATTGTTGGCATGGTGCTGTTGCTAGGCGTATCGCTACTGATATTTGCCGGCACACAAATGTTGCCGGGAGACCCGGCCCAAGCCGTACTCGGCCAGACCGCCACGCCTGAAGCGTTGGCTAATTTACGTAAAGAAATGGGCTTGGATAAGCCAGCGCCTGAACGCTACGTTAGGTGGCTCTCTGGCGCTGTGGTCGGTGACTTTGGCAAGTCTTTATCCAACAACGAGGACATCGCTGATGCGGTTGGCAAGCGTTTAAATAACACCTTGATACTGGCCAGCGCAGCGGCAGCTTTCTCGGTACCGCTGGCAATTTTTCTTGGCTTGATTGCCGTGCGATACCGCAATGGCGTGATTGATAAAACCATCTCTGGACTCGGTTTAGCGTCGACCGCTCTGCCCGAATTCTTTGTTGCCTATCTATTAATTTATTTCTTTGCCGTGAAGATGCAGTGGCTCACTAGCGTATCCATCGTCTACGACGGCATGCCATTAGGTGAGCGACTCCAAACTATTATTTTGCCGGTACTAGTGCTGACACTGACAGTGCTTGCCCACATGATGCGTATGACGCGGGCGGCAATTTTGAGCGTGATGCAGTCGGCTTATATTGAGACTGCGCAGCTCAAAGGTTTAGCGCCTTTCAAAATCATTTATCGCCATGCCCTGCCAAACGCATTAGCACCCATTATTAATGTGGTGATGCTTAACCTTGCGGTACTGGTGGTTGGCGTGGTGGTGGTTGAAGTAATTTTTGTCTATCCTGGACTCGGTCAATACTTAGTCGACCATGTGGCCAAGCGTGACCTACCCGTGGTGCAAGCCTGTGGTCTTATCTTTGCCACTGTCTACATAGGCATGAATATAGTTGCGGACATTGCTGGATTGGTTGCTAATCCACGCCTGCGCTTTCCAAAATAAATTTATAAAAACACAAAACTAATTTCAAAAAAAGTTTTAGAAAAATTTTAGAAGTAAGGATCTCTTTATGCTTGACTGGCGTCGCCTACCGTTGGCGGGAATCACAGGTTTGATCATCACAACCGGTTTTATTCTCACCGCAATTTTTGCACCTTGGCTTGCGCCCTATCCTGTTACCCAAACCGTGGGTGATGTTTGGGCCTTGCCGTCTCCTGACTATTTATTGGGCACAGACAACTTAGGCCGTGACCTGCTCTCGGGTTTAATTCACGGCACTCGCGTGACACTGTTAATCGCAGGTCTTGCGACCGCGCTGTCGTTCACTTTGGGCGCTAGCTTGGGATTTTTAGCTGCCGTAGCAGGCGGCTGGGTTGACCAAGCGCTGTCCCGCGGCGTAGACCTTTTAATGGCCATACCAACCTTGATTTTTGCACTGGTTGTGCTGTCGGTTTTTCCCTCTACCGTCACCACCTTGGTGTTGGTCATGGGCTTGCTTGATGCGACCCGAGTGTTTCGTTTATCGCGGGCATTGGCCTTAGACATCACCGTGATGGACTATGTTGAAGCGGCGCGCTTACGCGGTGAGAAAAAACTGTGGATTATTTTTCACGAAATCTTACCCAATGCACTGACGCCTTTGGTCTCAGAGCTAGGCATGCGCTTTATTTTTGCCGTGCTGTTTTTGTCGGCTCTGTCGTTTCTAGGCCTTGGCGTACAACCGCCAGACGCGGACTGGGGCGGCATGGTTAAAGCCAATAAGGAAGGCATCATCTTTGGAATTCCAGCGGCCTTGATGCCCGCTGCAGCTATCGCTGTTTTAACCATCTCTATCAATCTGGTGGCCGACTGGATTCTCAAAAGAACTTCCAATTTAAAAGGAGGCCGCAGCAATGGCTGAAGTAGATATGTCAAATGAGTTGGTGTTAGAAATAAAAAATCTGCGCGTCGTCGGTACCGTCTGGCCTAGCAATGCTAAGCCGCGAGAAGTGGTGATCGTGGACGATGTATCGCTCAAACTAAAACGTGGCGAGGTCATGGGTTTGATCGGCGAATCGGGTGCTGGAAAATCAACCGTTGGACTGGCAGCACTCGGCTACGGCCGCGGCGGTTTACGCATCTCTGGCGGCGAGGTCATTCTCAACGGCCGCGACATCATGAAAATTGGCGGCCCGGGCCGGCGCAAGGTGCGCGGCCGTGAAGTCGCCTATGTCGCGCAGTCGGCGGCGCTGGCCTTTAATCCTTCACAACGTTTGATGGATCAAATTGTGGAGACGGCTATCGAGCACAACGTGATGAGCCGAGCCGATGCCGAAAAGCGCGCCACAGAATTGTTCGAAACACTCGGTTTGCCAGATCACGAGAACTTCGGTCAACGCTACCCGCACCAAGTCTCAGGCGGGCAACTTCAGCGCGCCATGACAGTCATGGCGCTGTGCGCAGAGCCCAGTCTTATCGTTTTTGATGAACCCACAACAGCGCTAGACGTGACCACGCAAATTGACGTTTTAGCGGCGATTAAAAATGCAATTCGCCTGACTGGAACGGCCGCCCTCTACATCAGCCATGACTTGGCAGTAGTGGCTCAGGTGTCAGACAAAATCATGGTGTTGCGCGGCGGAAAAATGATTGAGCTGGGGCAAACCGAGCAAATCATTGATGCGCCAGCAGACGACTACACGCGTGAGCTGGTCTCGGTGAGTGCGATTAAACACAAGGAACAAGTTTCCGTGACCGCGCCACTGCTGTGCATTAAGGGCATTAGCGCCAGCTATGGCAATAGCAGCGTATTGGCGCTTGACGACATTAATGTAGAGCTGATGCAAGGCCAGACCTTGGCGCTGGTGGGCGAATCGGGTTCAGGAAAATCGACCTTAGCGCGCGTGATTACCGGCCTATTGCCGCCACGCTCTGGCGAAATTTTGTTTGATGGCCAAAGTCTCACACCCGCATTGGCCGGCCGCAGCATAGACAATTTGCGCGAGTTGCAAATGATTTACCAAATGGCTGACGTGGCCATGAATCCCCGCCACACCGTGGCCGACATCATTGGCCGGCCGCTGACGTTTTACTTTGGGATAAAAGGTGCAGAGCTCAAACGCAAAGTGCAAGAGCTGCTCGACGACATCAAAATGGGCAGCGGCTTTTACGACCGCTATCCGGCCGAGCTCTCGGGCGGACAAAAGCAGCGCGTCTGCATTGCGCGCGCATTGGCGGCAAAGCCCAAACTCATTATTTGTGACGAAGTCACCAGCGCCTTAGATCCACTTGTCTCCAACGATATTTTGAAGCTCTTACTAGACCTGCAAAAGCGCGACAACGTGGCCTATCTTTTCATCACCCATGACATCGCCACGGTGACTGCGATTGCCGACAGCATAGCCGTCATGCACCAAGGCAAGGTCGTGCGTTACGGCGGCCGGGCCGAGGTGTTGACGCCGCCGTTTGACGACTACACCGAACTGCTGCTCTCGTCAGTGCCAGAGATGCACCAAGGCTGGTTAGAAAGCGCTATCGATAGGCGGAAAATATCCAGCGCAGGCAACTAAGAGATGCTGTTTAGCGCAGAGTTTCAACACAAAAACTCTGCGCAAAAATGTATTAAAAAAAGACAAAAAGTAAATCTTTTAAAAGTCTTACCAGCCCCTGACGGGCTGGTGAAATAATCTGAATATTCAGCCTGAATAACTCCCATCGCCGCGTCGCCACCAAGGGAAATACATCAGCACTGGCACTCGACTAAAAACCAGTCTGGCGCCCTGAACTTAGCCTGGCACGCATTCAAAGCCAAAGCCCAACACCGTGACAGTATTGATTAAAACGCGCAGCCTGCTCAACCCAAGGCTGCTGCTTGCCCTGCTCTGCGTCTACGTTATTTGGGGCAGTAGCTACTTGGCGTTTAGCCAACTAGCGGATGAATTTCCCCCTCTGCTACTGGTGGGCACACGCAATTTAGTCGCTGGCGGTCTGCTGCTTTTGTATGCCCACTTTACCGCCCGTGAACGCGCTAGCGCGGTGCAGTGGCGTAATGCGGCATTGGTGGGATTTTTGATGATGGCCGTGGCACCGGCTTTTTTAATGGCCGGCATGCGCTACATAGACAGCGGCTTTGCCGCCGTGATATTTGCCGCCGTCCCCATCATGGTCTGCGTGTTAATGGCCGGCATGGGCCAGTGGGCGACCAAGGCGCAATGGGCAGGCACTTTTGTCGGTATTTTTGGCCTACTCTTGATGCAGCACGGCTTTAACGGCCAGCAACAAGAGGGTCTTTGGTGGATGTTTGGTGCAGTTTTATCCTGCGCTGTTGCAGCCGTTTTGGGCGACCGTCTCGACATGCCGAAAGACGTTGTCGTGTCTACTGGCGCGCAAATGTTGGTGGCCAGTAGTGTGGGTTTGGTTGGTGCAGTCGCGCTCGGCGAGAGCATAGATACTTTGAGCAATAAAGCCATCATGGCTTGGCTTTATCTGACCTTTTTTGTCTCAATTGGCGGCTATGTTTCATATGCCTATTTGGTCGAGCGCAGCGGCCCGATTGCTGCTAACAGCTATGCCTATGTGAATCCACCGATTGCACTCTTAGCCGGCAGCTGGTTTTTAGGCGAGACCTTATCCCGCCGCGAAGTGATGGCCACCACCATCGTGCTGATTGGTGCGCTGATTGTGCTGAGCGGACAGCTTTCAAAAAAATCATCAAAGCCAACGCGCGGTAAAACACTTGGTTCTTCAGCGGCTGCGTAGCCCTCACAAAGACTTATTGAATTGACAAAGCCAGCTGGATTTAGCGCAAGACGTTTAAACCGGTTGCTTCGACTAGCTCCAAACTAGTGACAAGTACTTTATCAATCCGCTTGCCATCAAGGTCAACCACCTCAAAGCGCCAGTTCACGCAGTCAACTGTCTCGCCAGTTTTGAGCAATCGGCCGGAGATGCTTTGCAGCAATCCAGCGACGGTGTTATAGCGACCTCGGCTCTCTTCTGGCAACTCACGGATGTCTAACCTAGCCTTTAACTCGGAGATAGGCATCACACCATCGATGAGCCAGCTGCCATCTTCGCGCTCGGTAGCCCAAGCATCGGTCTCGGCATGCGGGCGCAACTCGCCTGTGATCGCTTCCAACATGTCCATGGGCGTCATCAAGCCTTGCACCACGCCGTACTCGTCAACCACTAGCACCATGCGGGTTGAGCGCTCGCGCAGTTGCTCTAACAGCTCCATTCCGGTGAGTGTCTCGGGTACGAACACGGCGGGTACAACATAGCTGGCGATGCGTTCGGTATCCGGCGAGCGCAGCGCAGCGGGCGCCGTAGCAGCAGCCGTTGCCATAGGCAAACCACCAGAGGCAAAGTCATTCGGTTTAGGGTCTAACTGCCAACGCAAGGCCAGCAAGGTGGCGACATTGACCACACCAACCACGTCATCGAGGCCACCACGGCAGACGGGATACCACGAGTGACCGGTTGCACCGGCCTTGGCAATCGCTTGGGTAACGGTGTCAGTTGCTTCCAGCCAGGCGATGTCTGAGCGCGGCAGCATCAACGAGGTGAGCAGTCTGTCGTCGAGTAAAAAGACGTTTTGCACCATTTGGTGTTCGTGCTCTTCTATCAATCCGGCGTCCACGCCCTCCTCTAGGCTGGCGGCGATTTCCTCTTCCGTCACAGCACGACCGGCGCTGTTATCTATGCGCAGCAGTTTGAGCACGCCCAGCGTGCTTAGCGACAACAACCCGACAAAAGGCTTAAAACCAGTAGCCACCCACATCATGGGGCGTGAAACCAAGCGCGCCACAGGTTCTGGATAAAGCTGGCCGATGCGCTTGGGCACCAGTTCGCCAAACACAATCGTCAAAAAGGTAATCACGGCCACTACCAAAGCAGTGGCAGAGATTTCGGCAGCGCGAGACGCTATGCCAAAGCCCTGCAACCATTCGGCTAAGCCACCGCTGAAGGCGGCCTCGCCAATAATGCCGTTAATCATGCCAATCGACGTGATACCAACTTGCACCGAGGACAGAAATTGGGTCGGATTCGAGAGCAGAACAATCGCACTTTCAGCGCCCTTATCGCCCGCTTCTGACATAGCTGAAAGCCTGGCTTTTCGGCTAGATGCCAAGGCCATTTCTGAGAGTGCGAATACGCCGTTTAGCAGCGTGAGAAAAAGAATTAAGAAAATATCCATGCGTATCAAAAGTTGGAAAACGCCTCACCCCCATCAAAGAGTCGGGCAATCAATTGTCACTGATACTTAGACCTGATGATGAATGAAAAACAGGTTACGTAATGAATTACTGTATTGGCGACCTTCAAGGCTGCTTTACTCCGCTGCAGCGCTTGCTGGAAAAAATCGATTTCTCGCCTAGCCGAGACACACTTTACCTGCTCGGCGATCTGGTTAACCGCGGCCCTGAGTCACTTGCGGTGCTGCGCTACCTGAGCGCACTGGGCAGCAGTGCGCAATGCCTATTGGGCAACCACGACTTGCATTTGCTGGCTATCTGGCAGGGCGTACGCGAGCCGGGTCGTAGCGACACCTTAGAGGCCGTACTGCAAGCGCCTGACCGCGAGCAGCTGCTGGACTGGCTGCGCCACCGGCCTATGGCAATGCAGTCTCATGGCTGGCTTATGGTGCATGCCGGCGTTTTGCCGCAGTGGAGCACAGCGCAAACTATGGCACTGGCCGCAGAGGTGGAGCAGGCCTTGCGTGGGCCGCCGTTCAAAGACTTTTTACGCGATATGTACGGCAACCTACCCACAGTTTGGCGTGAAGATTTGCGCGGTATGGATAGATTAAGAGTGATAGTCAATGCACTAACCCGGCTGCGTTTTTGCTCA includes:
- a CDS encoding ABC transporter substrate-binding protein; amino-acid sequence: MSNELDFLSLQVAKGRFSRRDFLGRAAALGLSAGGAGMLLTNTAIAAGPQRGGTMKVGLSGGSTTDSLDPALAASSVTVIINRSWGEELVALTADGRLEPKLATEWAASPDATEWTFTIRSGVQFHNGKTLTPDDVVATIERHSGPDTKSGALGIMREIESVKSNGDSVVFYLKNPNADLPYLLNDYHLLIQPNGGKDDPAAGIGTGPYKRVSSDAGVRYVGERFENYWAKDARGHAAEIEILILNDSTARLAALQSGRVDMINRVDTKVMSFIDRIPSITTHSVPGRGHYLLIAHCNSAPFDNNDLRLALKFAIDREEMVDKILQGFGTIGNDSPINAAYPLYSEALPQRPFDTDRAAFHYKKSGNKEPLLLRTSDVAFPGAIDAAQLFQASCAKAGIPIEVRREPGDGYWNQTWNKQPFCMSYWEGRPIQDQMFSTAYVSNADWNESRFFHPSFDKMAIAARGELDQAKRTAIYRDMSLMVQNQGGSIIPMFNDNIAAVGQRIQGWKTNPNLELMDSMAPSECWLKA
- a CDS encoding ABC transporter permease — encoded protein: MTTAFLPLLLQIARRIIVGMVLLLGVSLLIFAGTQMLPGDPAQAVLGQTATPEALANLRKEMGLDKPAPERYVRWLSGAVVGDFGKSLSNNEDIADAVGKRLNNTLILASAAAAFSVPLAIFLGLIAVRYRNGVIDKTISGLGLASTALPEFFVAYLLIYFFAVKMQWLTSVSIVYDGMPLGERLQTIILPVLVLTLTVLAHMMRMTRAAILSVMQSAYIETAQLKGLAPFKIIYRHALPNALAPIINVVMLNLAVLVVGVVVVEVIFVYPGLGQYLVDHVAKRDLPVVQACGLIFATVYIGMNIVADIAGLVANPRLRFPK
- a CDS encoding ABC transporter permease, yielding MLDWRRLPLAGITGLIITTGFILTAIFAPWLAPYPVTQTVGDVWALPSPDYLLGTDNLGRDLLSGLIHGTRVTLLIAGLATALSFTLGASLGFLAAVAGGWVDQALSRGVDLLMAIPTLIFALVVLSVFPSTVTTLVLVMGLLDATRVFRLSRALALDITVMDYVEAARLRGEKKLWIIFHEILPNALTPLVSELGMRFIFAVLFLSALSFLGLGVQPPDADWGGMVKANKEGIIFGIPAALMPAAAIAVLTISINLVADWILKRTSNLKGGRSNG
- a CDS encoding ABC transporter ATP-binding protein — its product is MAEVDMSNELVLEIKNLRVVGTVWPSNAKPREVVIVDDVSLKLKRGEVMGLIGESGAGKSTVGLAALGYGRGGLRISGGEVILNGRDIMKIGGPGRRKVRGREVAYVAQSAALAFNPSQRLMDQIVETAIEHNVMSRADAEKRATELFETLGLPDHENFGQRYPHQVSGGQLQRAMTVMALCAEPSLIVFDEPTTALDVTTQIDVLAAIKNAIRLTGTAALYISHDLAVVAQVSDKIMVLRGGKMIELGQTEQIIDAPADDYTRELVSVSAIKHKEQVSVTAPLLCIKGISASYGNSSVLALDDINVELMQGQTLALVGESGSGKSTLARVITGLLPPRSGEILFDGQSLTPALAGRSIDNLRELQMIYQMADVAMNPRHTVADIIGRPLTFYFGIKGAELKRKVQELLDDIKMGSGFYDRYPAELSGGQKQRVCIARALAAKPKLIICDEVTSALDPLVSNDILKLLLDLQKRDNVAYLFITHDIATVTAIADSIAVMHQGKVVRYGGRAEVLTPPFDDYTELLLSSVPEMHQGWLESAIDRRKISSAGN
- a CDS encoding EamA family transporter; the encoded protein is MTVLIKTRSLLNPRLLLALLCVYVIWGSSYLAFSQLADEFPPLLLVGTRNLVAGGLLLLYAHFTARERASAVQWRNAALVGFLMMAVAPAFLMAGMRYIDSGFAAVIFAAVPIMVCVLMAGMGQWATKAQWAGTFVGIFGLLLMQHGFNGQQQEGLWWMFGAVLSCAVAAVLGDRLDMPKDVVVSTGAQMLVASSVGLVGAVALGESIDTLSNKAIMAWLYLTFFVSIGGYVSYAYLVERSGPIAANSYAYVNPPIALLAGSWFLGETLSRREVMATTIVLIGALIVLSGQLSKKSSKPTRGKTLGSSAAA
- a CDS encoding hemolysin family protein, yielding MDIFLILFLTLLNGVFALSEMALASSRKARLSAMSEAGDKGAESAIVLLSNPTQFLSSVQVGITSIGMINGIIGEAAFSGGLAEWLQGFGIASRAAEISATALVVAVITFLTIVFGELVPKRIGQLYPEPVARLVSRPMMWVATGFKPFVGLLSLSTLGVLKLLRIDNSAGRAVTEEEIAASLEEGVDAGLIEEHEHQMVQNVFLLDDRLLTSLMLPRSDIAWLEATDTVTQAIAKAGATGHSWYPVCRGGLDDVVGVVNVATLLALRWQLDPKPNDFASGGLPMATAAATAPAALRSPDTERIASYVVPAVFVPETLTGMELLEQLRERSTRMVLVVDEYGVVQGLMTPMDMLEAITGELRPHAETDAWATEREDGSWLIDGVMPISELKARLDIRELPEESRGRYNTVAGLLQSISGRLLKTGETVDCVNWRFEVVDLDGKRIDKVLVTSLELVEATGLNVLR
- a CDS encoding symmetrical bis(5'-nucleosyl)-tetraphosphatase — protein: MNYCIGDLQGCFTPLQRLLEKIDFSPSRDTLYLLGDLVNRGPESLAVLRYLSALGSSAQCLLGNHDLHLLAIWQGVREPGRSDTLEAVLQAPDREQLLDWLRHRPMAMQSHGWLMVHAGVLPQWSTAQTMALAAEVEQALRGPPFKDFLRDMYGNLPTVWREDLRGMDRLRVIVNALTRLRFCSIEGEMDFTSNGAADSAPNGYSPWFDFASPASANQSIAFGHWSTLAAGGDKPPVLKHNTLALDTGCLWGGCLTAARIGVAPQFELLQVDCEQSAKPRKKAR